GTGCTGGGCCATGCGGCCGTTACGGCCGGCGAGGTACTGCTGGGCTTTCTGGTGGGTTCAGCAGCCGGGTTCGCTCTGGCGCTGGTCATGGACGCCTGGCCGGCGGCGCGGCAGGCGCTTCTCCCGTGGCTGGTGGCTTCCCAGGCGGTGCCGGTCTTCGCTGTGGCGCCGCTTCTGGTGCTGTGGTTCGGGTACGGCTGGGGATCCAAGGTGGTGATGGCATCGGTCATCACGTTCTTTCCCGTTGCCGTGAACGTGCTAGACGGCCTGCGACCCGACCCCGACATGATGCGCCTGTTTACGGCGCTGGGGGCGTCGAAGCGGCAGGCGCTGTTGTGGCTCAAGCTGCCCGGGGCGGTA
Above is a genomic segment from Bacillota bacterium containing:
- a CDS encoding ABC transporter permease subunit, translating into MPGSHPGPEPARRASAPALVRPLALLAAAIALWELVVRLRGLPPYLLPAPSRIAAEVGIRGGLVLGHAAVTAGEVLLGFLVGSAAGFALALVMDAWPAARQALLPWLVASQAVPVFAVAPLLVLWFGYGWGSKVVMASVITFFPVAVNVLDGLRPDPDMMRLFTALGASKRQALLWLKLPGAV